From the genome of Deinococcus sp. AJ005, one region includes:
- a CDS encoding ABC transporter ATP-binding protein, translating to MSVPAPTQQHSEPSRPSSTLGVLRVYLGPLKWQVAGLAALLLTGTGLNLLLPQLLRTFVDNAKLGAGADVGLLARLAGMYIALAVGVQLMTAGATYVGARVGWTATNRLRVDLMAHLLSLDMREHKERTPGEMIERIDGDVTALSNFFSQFAVRVFGAALLLLGALFMFFREDWRVGAGVSLFVLLTLIAMNRVRKLGVEPTRLERESSAKLFGFVEERLSGLEDIRSLGAGGHHLNSFLRTQRTFFTNSVNSWRRRSIVWQLSMALFAVGYVGVLSAAVGLYAAGTITLGTAFLLYNYMSLVEEPIDQLTQQLQELQKAGASLFRVGEILALRSAIHGGSAALPEDSALSLEFENVAFSYSPDEPDLRGVLHDVSFHLPAGQTLGLLGRTGSGKTTLTRLVSRLYDATSGTVRLGGMNVQDVDLHGLRRRVAVVTQDVQLFQASVRDNLSFFDPQITDEEVEAALNEVGLGTWLARLKDGVHTPLPTGSLSAGEAQLLAFARVMLRDPAVIILDEPSSRLDPATEALLTAAMTRLLAGRTAIIIAHRLDTVARADRILVLGDGEVLEDGPRAVLAHTPHSHYAELLRAGTLEEEGAGVLA from the coding sequence ATGTCTGTGCCCGCCCCCACTCAACAACATTCCGAGCCGTCCAGGCCGTCATCCACGCTGGGCGTGCTTCGCGTGTACCTGGGACCGCTGAAGTGGCAGGTGGCGGGTCTGGCTGCGCTGCTGCTGACCGGCACCGGCCTGAACCTGCTGCTGCCGCAACTGCTCCGCACCTTCGTGGACAACGCCAAGCTGGGGGCGGGGGCAGACGTGGGGCTGCTGGCACGGCTGGCTGGGATGTATATCGCGCTGGCGGTGGGCGTGCAACTGATGACGGCGGGGGCCACCTACGTGGGCGCGCGGGTGGGCTGGACCGCCACCAACCGGCTGCGCGTGGACCTGATGGCCCACCTGCTGTCGCTGGACATGCGTGAGCATAAGGAACGTACCCCCGGCGAGATGATCGAACGCATCGATGGCGACGTGACGGCCCTGAGCAACTTCTTCTCTCAGTTCGCAGTGCGGGTGTTCGGCGCGGCGCTGCTGCTGCTGGGCGCGCTGTTCATGTTCTTCCGCGAGGACTGGCGCGTGGGTGCGGGCGTCAGTCTCTTTGTCCTCCTGACCCTGATCGCCATGAACCGTGTCCGCAAACTGGGCGTGGAACCCACCCGGCTGGAGCGTGAATCCAGCGCCAAGTTGTTCGGCTTTGTCGAAGAACGCCTTTCGGGTCTGGAAGACATTCGCAGCCTGGGCGCGGGCGGCCACCATCTGAACAGTTTTCTGCGGACGCAGCGCACTTTCTTTACCAACAGCGTCAATTCCTGGCGGCGGCGCAGCATCGTGTGGCAACTGAGCATGGCCCTGTTCGCCGTCGGCTACGTGGGCGTGCTGTCGGCGGCGGTGGGCCTGTACGCAGCGGGAACGATCACGCTGGGCACGGCCTTTTTGCTCTACAACTACATGAGTCTGGTGGAAGAACCGATTGATCAGCTCACGCAGCAGTTGCAGGAGTTGCAGAAGGCCGGGGCCAGCCTGTTCCGGGTGGGCGAGATTCTGGCCCTAAGGAGCGCGATTCACGGCGGCAGCGCGGCCTTGCCGGAAGACAGCGCCCTGAGCCTGGAATTCGAGAACGTCGCGTTCAGCTATTCCCCTGACGAGCCGGACTTACGCGGCGTCCTGCACGACGTTTCCTTTCACCTGCCTGCCGGACAGACGCTGGGGCTGCTGGGACGCACCGGCAGTGGCAAAACCACCCTGACCCGCCTCGTCTCGCGGCTGTACGATGCCACGTCCGGCACCGTGCGGCTGGGCGGGATGAACGTGCAGGACGTGGACCTGCACGGCTTGCGGCGGCGCGTGGCGGTGGTCACGCAGGACGTGCAACTGTTCCAGGCCAGCGTGCGCGACAACCTGTCCTTCTTTGACCCGCAGATCACCGATGAGGAAGTGGAGGCGGCCCTGAACGAGGTGGGCCTGGGCACCTGGCTGGCCCGCCTGAAAGACGGTGTTCACACCCCGCTGCCCACGGGGAGCCTGTCGGCGGGGGAGGCGCAACTGCTGGCCTTTGCCCGCGTGATGCTGCGCGATCCCGCCGTGATCATCCTCGATGAGCCGAGCAGCCGTCTGGACCCCGCCACCGAAGCCCTGCTGACCGCCGCCATGACCCGCCTGCTGGCCGGACGCACTGCAATTATCATTGCTCACCGTCTGGATACTGTGGCCCGCGCAGACCGGATTCTGGTGCTGGGCGACGGCGAGGTGCTGGAGGACGGCCCCCGCGCCGTGCTGGCCCACACCCCGCACAGCCACTACGCCGAACTGCTGCGCGCCGGGACCCTGGAAGAAGAGGGCGCGGGGGTGCTGGCATGA
- a CDS encoding DUF1684 domain-containing protein, whose protein sequence is MDFRRRKDEHFAAGRGPVDVAAFHGLRYYPPDQAWAFNGPLTLTPPGPAAEFTLETNTGQPRTMALYGTVALTLPGGEQTLSVFVPLGDEQPQRVFIPFRDATSGKETYGAGRYLDAPLVRSEGGETLVSVDFNLAYHPYCAYGDGWTCPLPPPGNVLPVAVQAGERLPES, encoded by the coding sequence ATGGACTTTCGCCGCCGCAAAGATGAGCATTTTGCCGCGGGGCGTGGTCCGGTGGACGTGGCCGCGTTTCACGGCCTGCGCTATTACCCGCCAGATCAGGCGTGGGCCTTCAATGGGCCGCTGACCCTGACGCCCCCCGGTCCGGCAGCCGAATTCACGCTGGAAACCAACACCGGTCAGCCGCGCACGATGGCTCTGTACGGCACGGTGGCGCTGACTTTGCCCGGCGGCGAACAGACCCTGAGCGTCTTCGTCCCGCTGGGCGACGAGCAACCACAGCGCGTCTTCATCCCCTTCCGGGACGCCACCAGTGGGAAAGAAACCTATGGCGCGGGCCGCTATCTGGATGCCCCGCTGGTTCGCAGCGAGGGGGGTGAGACGCTGGTGTCAGTGGATTTCAATCTGGCCTATCACCCGTACTGCGCTTACGGTGACGGCTGGACCTGCCCGCTGCCCCCGCCTGGAAACGTGCTGCCCGTGGCGGTTCAGGCTGGGGAGCGGCTGCCCGAAAGCTGA
- a CDS encoding peptidylprolyl isomerase, with translation MKNAVLILSALLALTACQKKADDTAAAKPDETAAAAKPAETTPAAPAVTTPGAVPAGYTLVPDLTKEPVREFKKEPAMALQDGQDYYALIDTNRGQILADLYEQETPVTVNNFVTLARDRYFDGIRFHRVIDGFMAQTGDPLSVDEAKKDQWGTGGPGYSFADEFRTKLTFNSEGILAMANSGPATNGSQFFITLAPTDFLNGKHTIFGKVVTGDGALAKLTRTSDTASGQETPIAGAKADEILSVRILTKNKS, from the coding sequence ATGAAGAATGCTGTTCTGATCCTGAGCGCCCTGCTGGCGCTGACCGCCTGCCAGAAGAAGGCGGACGACACTGCTGCTGCCAAGCCGGATGAAACCGCTGCTGCCGCGAAGCCTGCCGAGACGACGCCCGCCGCACCTGCCGTGACCACTCCGGGTGCGGTTCCGGCTGGCTATACCCTGGTCCCTGACCTGACCAAGGAGCCAGTGCGCGAGTTCAAGAAGGAACCCGCGATGGCCCTGCAAGACGGCCAGGACTACTACGCCCTGATCGACACCAACCGGGGCCAGATTCTGGCAGACCTGTACGAGCAGGAAACCCCGGTCACGGTCAACAACTTCGTGACGCTGGCCCGTGACCGCTACTTCGACGGCATCCGTTTTCACCGCGTCATCGACGGCTTCATGGCCCAGACGGGCGATCCCCTGAGCGTGGACGAGGCCAAGAAAGACCAGTGGGGAACGGGCGGTCCCGGCTACAGCTTCGCCGACGAATTCCGCACCAAGCTGACCTTCAACTCCGAAGGCATCCTGGCAATGGCCAACAGCGGCCCGGCCACCAACGGTTCTCAATTCTTCATCACGCTGGCCCCCACCGACTTCCTGAACGGCAAGCACACCATCTTCGGCAAGGTGGTTACGGGTGACGGCGCGCTGGCCAAGCTGACCCGCACCAGCGACACCGCGTCCGGCCAGGAAACCCCGATTGCCGGTGCCAAGGCCGACGAGATCCTGTCGGTGCGGATTCTGACCAAGAACAAGAGCTGA
- a CDS encoding RNA-binding S4 domain-containing protein gives MTGSRGAAQNGEAQDTIDLQDFLKISGVVDTGGEAKFRVQGGEVRLNGEIETRRRKKLRRGDIVEYGGEKLTVDW, from the coding sequence ATGACAGGCAGCCGAGGCGCAGCACAGAATGGAGAGGCACAGGACACCATCGATCTTCAGGATTTTCTGAAAATCAGTGGCGTGGTGGACACCGGGGGTGAGGCCAAATTCCGCGTGCAGGGCGGCGAGGTCCGGCTGAACGGCGAGATCGAGACCCGCAGGCGCAAGAAGCTGAGGCGCGGCGACATCGTGGAATACGGCGGTGAAAAGCTGACGGTGGACTGGTGA